TCCGCCAGGCTCCCAAGGCCAACCCTTTCAAGAAGCGCCATCCCCCGGCGGTCCCGGTCCCTATCGGCGGAGAACCCCCAAATGGACCTTAAGGGCCCTGCGTAAGGCAGCATGGGGATGCACACGTTCTCAAGGCAGGACAGGCGCTGGAAGAGCCGTATGTTCTGAAAGGTTCTGGACACCCCCAGGCGGACTATCCGGTGTGGCATGAGGCCGGTTATGTCGCGGCCCTCGAAGGTTACCCTTCCGGAGTCCGGGCGCACCGCCCCGGTCACAACGTTGAACACCGTGGTCTTCCCAGCCCCGTTGGGGCCTATGAGCCCCCTTATGGAGCCCTTAGGGACCAAAAGGGACAGGTCGTTGAGGGCCTTGAGCCCCCCGAAGCTCTTGGAAACTACCTTAAGCTCCAGCACCGGGAATGCGCCTCCTTCCCTTAAAAGCCCCGGGCAGCAGGTCCCACAGCTCCCGGTAGCCCATAAGGCCCGAGGGCCTTAGCACCATCATCACCACCAGCACCAACCCGTAAGCCGCAAGGCGCCATATCTGGGCCACCCTCAAGGCCTCCGGCAGGGCCACGAAGACGAAGGACATTATCATGGGGCCCGTGAGGCTTCCCATTCCCCCCGCTATGACCGCCGCCAGCAGCATGGTGGACTGGGTGAGGGTGAACATGGAGGGCTGCACGAAGGATAGGTAATGGGCCATGAGACCCCCGGAGAGGCCGCAAAGCAGGGCGCTCACCACAAGGGACCCAAGGCGCGCGCGGAAAAGGCTCACCCCCGCCATCTGGGCCGCCACCGGGTCCTCCCGCACCGCGGCACAGCATCGGCCCAGGGGGGAGCGGACGAAGTTCACCGCCAGGACAAGACACACCCCAAGGGAACCGAAGATCCAAAGGGGGGTGGACAGGGGGTCCAGGCCGGGGAGCCCCCTGGCGCCGTTGGTTATGTCCAGGTTCTCCACCGCCACCCGGAAGGCCTCCCCGAAGCCCAGTATGGCTATGGCGAAGTAGTCGCTCCTAAGGTCGGCCCTCAGCGCCGGGGCCCCAACCAGACAGGCCACCAGCCCGGCGGAAAGGCTCCCCGCCAAAAGGGCCAGCGGGAAGGGGACGAACCAGTAGTAGGTGAGCACCGCGGACACGTAGGCCCCTATGCCCACGAAGGCGGAGTGCCCCAGGGAGAACATGCCGGTGAAGCCGGTGAATATGGAAAGCCCCAGCACCGCTATGGCGTTTATGGCCCCAAGGGACAGTACCGACAGCAGGTAGTCCATGGCCTATATCCTCTCCGCGGAGCGGCGGCCCATAAGGCCGTTGGGCATCAAGAGGAGCAGCAAGACCAGAAGCCCGAAGCTGAATATGTCCCGCATCACGCTTGATACGTAGACGGACACCAGCGTCTCCAGCACCCCCAGGATAACCCCCCCTAGAAGGGCCCCCGGCAGGCTCCCAAGGCCGCCTATGACCGCCGCTATGTAGGCCTTGTTGGTTATCCAGCCCATGGTGGGGTAGACAAGATACCTCATGCCAAGGAAAACGCCGGACAGGCCGCCGAAGAGGCCCGCCATGAAGAAGACCAGGGATATCACCCGATCCACGTCAACCCCCATTACGGAGCACATGGTCATGTCCTGCACCGCCGCCCTCACCGCCATGCCGGTCCTCGAACGGGTGAGGAAGAGGTGAAGGGCCACGATGGCAAGGATTGAGAAGCCGAAGGCCCAAAGGTCCATGAGGCTAACCGAGGCTCCGAAAACCCTTACCACCCGGCGGACGAAGAACTCCGGGTACGAGTGAAACCTTGAGCCTATGAGGGCGTATACCAGGTTCTCAAGGAGCACCGCGCACCCCATGGCGGATATCATGAGGTACAGAGGCTGAGAGCCCTTGCGTCTTATGGCGGAGTAGGCCAGCTTCTCGTTCGCCACCGCGATGAGCCCAGCGCCAAGGGCGCTGGCGCAGAGCATCATTCCAAGGCCGAAGTTGAGCCTCACCGCCGCCCCAAGGCCTATGTAGGCCCCAAGCATGATGACCGCCCCGTGGGCGAAGTTGCTGAAGTTAAGAACGCTGAAGACCAAAGAGTATCCAAGGGCCATCAGGGCGTATACGCTCCCAACCGAAAGGCCCGTAATAAGCGTCTGAAGCAACAAGGATTCATCACTGCCTCTCGAGCTGCTAAATTAATGACTTTAAGTTTTAAAATCTCAAAAAAAGAACCAAGCCCTCCCCGGGAGTGGGTCCTCCCGGGGAGGTTTAAGCGTTGCACGTACTTCCTTCGCCAAAGCTCAGCGCTGGCGCGGATCGAACTTCTTCACGAACACGAAGGCCTTTGCCTTGGCGTCCACCTTCTGGATAACCGCCGGCTTGTCCTGCGGGTCGTGGGTCTTGGGGTCGATGGTCAAAACGCCGCTGGTGACCTTGAGGTTCCGGGTGGACTCCATGGCCCTTACGAGGGCCTCCCCGTCCAGGCTCTTGGAGGTCTTCATGGCGTTCACCAGCAAAAGCAGGGCGTCCTGGGCCATCACCGGGTTGGGGAGCACCGGATCCGCCCCGTAGGCCTTCCTGTACTCCTTGACGAAGCCCACTATGTCCGGGTCCGACAGGTCCGTCAGGTTGACGAAGTAGCTCCCGTGGACGGCGCTGCCCCCAAGGTCCATAAGGTCCGGGCTTCCCCAGTTGTCGGTGCCAAGGAGCCGGGCCTTTATGCCAAGGTCCCTGGCCTGCTTGGCCGCCATGGCGGCCTCCTTCTGGCTGGTGGGGATGAAGATCACGTCCGGGTTAAGCTGCTTTATCTTGCCGAGCTGGGCCCGGTAATCGAGCTCGTCGGTCCTGAAGGCCTCCTTGGCCACCACCTTTCCGCCCTCCTTGGCGAAGGCCTCCTCGAAGTACTTGGCAAGCCACTGGCCGTAATCGGAGCCCACGTCGTAAAGTACCGCCGCCCGCCGGGCCTTGAGGTCCCGGTAGGCGAAGCGGGCCGCCACGGTGCCCTGGAAGGGGTCTATGAAACAGGGGCGGAAGACGAACCTACGGGTCTTGCCGGTCCTCTTGTCCACCGTGACGTATGGGTTGGTGGCGGTGGTGACCACCATGGGCACCTTGCCCCTCTCCACCACCGGGGCGGCGGCGATGGCGTTGCCGCTCTGGGCGGGGCCTATTATGGCCACCACTCCCTCGTCCACAAGCCGTCGGGCCACGTTGACCGACTCCACCGGGTCGTTGCGGTTGTCATAGCTTATCAGCTTCAGCTTCTTGCCCATGACCCCACCCTGTGCGTTTATCTTCTTCACCAAAAGCTCAAGGGCCAGCTTCTCCGACTGCCCCCACATGGAGGCCCCGCCCGTGAGGGACACCGAGTGGCCTATCTTTATCTCCCCTCCCGCCATGGCACAGGAGGCCCCAATACCCAAAGCCAACAAAGCGGCGGCAACGCTCCTTAGAATCCTCAACGAAATCCCCTCCTTATTTACGATTTTGCAGGTAAATTACCCCACATGGACCCCGGCGCCTAAGGAAATCGATGTATCTATCCCGTCAGCTCCCCGACTCGGCGGTCTTGGTCCCTATAAGCGCCCTGCAGTCCGCCACCAGGTTGTCTATGTGGCGGCGCATGGCCATCTCCGCTTCGTCGGGGTCGTGGTTTGACACCGCCTCCATTATGGACCGGTGGTCCGAGTTGGAGAGCCTCCCAGCCTTCCGGCGCACCATCTCAAGCTCCCTGGCCTCAAAGGGGTTCTGCCGAAGAAGCTCCACCACCGACACCAAAAGCCGGTTCCCCGACGCCATGGCCAGCATCCGGTGGAACCTGGAGTCCTCCTCCCACACGGGGTTTCCCATGCGGACCGCCTCCTCCATGCACTCCACCGAGGACCACAGGGCACTTATCTGGTCCGGAGTTCCCCTCAAGGCCGCAAGGCGGGCCACCTCCTGCTCCACCGCCCGCCGGGCCTCAAGGAGCTCCAAAATCCGCTCCCCCTCCCTGGACAGGATCGAATCCACCAGGCCCATGGCCATGGCGCTGCTCAGGCTGTTTCTCTCCAGAAGCGCAAGACGGTTGAGCCCAAGCTCCGTCATGTGGCGGCCTTTGTTCCTGTCCTTCCGGAGCATCCCCCTCACCTCAAGGTCCGTAAGCAGCCGCCCCACCGTGGCCTCGGAAAGGAACATGCCCCTGCGCTCAAGCTCGCGCCTTATGGCCCCAGCCCCCATGGGAACCGGTGAGTCCCTTATGATCATCAAAACCTTGAGCTCCACGTCCAAAGCCCTGTCCATCCAAAAACCAGCCCCTCGAACTTAATCTCAATCGTGATGATTGATGAGTGATGAGTGACAAGAACTCCGAAGAAGTTACCCCCTAAGGGCCGGTATGTCAACCTTCCAAACCTAAGCTGTACCCGGCCAGTGATATTGTCACCCTATAAGGGGACGGGGAAAATGTCACCATGAGAAAGGATGGCGTTTTCTTGAGTGAGAAGGGATCCGGTGAGGATACGGCGGCCGGGGCAGCCGGATGCCGGGAGGGAAAGCGAAAGGCCGCAAAGTTTAAGGGCCCCTCTCAAGAAGGGCCCTAGGAGTCCGCGGAAATCTGATTCAACCTTGTCATCACCATCTCACATTTTATTTACAGGGAAAGGGGCGCCATGACTATGAATGACACGCACAGACTTATGGCTCCGAAGAGGGCGTGGCGGATCCTGGGGGGCACCAGCATTGACAATCCCATCCCCCCAAGGTCCAGCAGCTCGAAAAGCCCGAACACCGAAAGGCAGAACACCAACACCGACAGGTAAGCCATCATCCTAATCTACCTCCTCTTCCCAAGCTCATCTTTTGCCAGATACTTTACAGCCTCCAACCTTGAGCGTATGTTACGCAAACCCCAACAAAAGAAAAAGATTTACAACCATTTCTGACAATAAAAGCCATAAAAACCACCATAGGAGGTCAAATCCTAAAAAAATAAGCCTCCCGGTTCCCTTGCTGGGGGGTACGACCGGGAGGCGGACCTACGTTTTTAAATCAAAACACCTCAACCGGGGAGGGCCAGCGAGACCCCCGACGAACAGGTCCTGCTCAGCTGCGTAAGAAGCGATATAAGCCTTGAGCTCACGTCCTGAGCCCTCCTGTAGAGTTCCTGGACCAAGTGGGACTCCTTGGACTCCACGGCGTTCTGGATCTGATGGCCTATGCGGTGGAGCTCCTCATGAAGGCTCAAAACCTCGCCCCAGCGGCCCTTCACCGACCCCGGGGGCTCCGCCACGGACACGAAGACCCCAAAACGGCACCTGGTGGGGTCAACCTCTATGGAGAAGTCCCCTCTGTCGATGTACTTCTTAAGGTTCTCCATCCACATCCTGTGGCCCGCCACAGCGGCGTCGCACATGGAGGCGAAGTCTTCGCAGGTGGTGTACTTGAGCCTCGATAGGTCGTTCAACACGTTCTTCCCCATCTCCAACGCGTCGCCGAGTCCCGACACCACGGACCTCATGCCCTCCCCAAGAAGCACCGCCACCTGGTCCGTCTTAGCCACCAGGGACGTGAGCTCAGCCACGTACTGGGACACCCTCTCCGCCCCGGCGGCCATCTCCTGGGAAGAGGCGCTCAGCTCCTCCGCCCCGGCGGCCACGCTCTGGGAGGCATCGTTCACCGAGCTCATCCCGTCCAATATCTGGGACATGTAGGAGGCCACGCTAGATATGCCGCCCGCCACCCGGTCCATCTCCTCCGACATGACGGATATGTCCTTGGACGTATCCCCTATCCCTCCCACTATCTGGCCCAACCTCTCCTCTATCTTGGACGCCGCCCCCTTGCTCTCCTCCGCAAGCTTGCGGACCTCCTCCGCCACCACCGCGAAGCCCCGGCCCGCCTCTCCCGCCCGGGCGGCCTCTATGGCGGCGTTCAGCGCCAAAAGGTTGGTCTGCTCCGCTATGCCGGTGATCACCTGGACCACCGAGTTTATCACCTTTGCCTG
The sequence above is a segment of the Thermanaerothrix sp. genome. Coding sequences within it:
- a CDS encoding ABC transporter ATP-binding protein; the encoded protein is MLELKVVSKSFGGLKALNDLSLLVPKGSIRGLIGPNGAGKTTVFNVVTGAVRPDSGRVTFEGRDITGLMPHRIVRLGVSRTFQNIRLFQRLSCLENVCIPMLPYAGPLRSIWGFSADRDRDRRGMALLERVGLGSLADRPAGTLPYGLQRKLEIARALASSPKLLLLDEPAAGMNPEESRNLADFIARVRDDFGLTVVLIEHHMDVVMRICDGITVMNFGSTLFEGTPSEVVRSELVMEAYLGKSGVLCHA
- a CDS encoding ABC transporter substrate-binding protein — protein: MRILRSVAAALLALGIGASCAMAGGEIKIGHSVSLTGGASMWGQSEKLALELLVKKINAQGGVMGKKLKLISYDNRNDPVESVNVARRLVDEGVVAIIGPAQSGNAIAAAPVVERGKVPMVVTTATNPYVTVDKRTGKTRRFVFRPCFIDPFQGTVAARFAYRDLKARRAAVLYDVGSDYGQWLAKYFEEAFAKEGGKVVAKEAFRTDELDYRAQLGKIKQLNPDVIFIPTSQKEAAMAAKQARDLGIKARLLGTDNWGSPDLMDLGGSAVHGSYFVNLTDLSDPDIVGFVKEYRKAYGADPVLPNPVMAQDALLLLVNAMKTSKSLDGEALVRAMESTRNLKVTSGVLTIDPKTHDPQDKPAVIQKVDAKAKAFVFVKKFDPRQR
- a CDS encoding FCD domain-containing protein is translated as MDRALDVELKVLMIIRDSPVPMGAGAIRRELERRGMFLSEATVGRLLTDLEVRGMLRKDRNKGRHMTELGLNRLALLERNSLSSAMAMGLVDSILSREGERILELLEARRAVEQEVARLAALRGTPDQISALWSSVECMEEAVRMGNPVWEEDSRFHRMLAMASGNRLLVSVVELLRQNPFEARELEMVRRKAGRLSNSDHRSIMEAVSNHDPDEAEMAMRRHIDNLVADCRALIGTKTAESGS
- a CDS encoding branched-chain amino acid ABC transporter permease; protein product: MLQTLITGLSVGSVYALMALGYSLVFSVLNFSNFAHGAVIMLGAYIGLGAAVRLNFGLGMMLCASALGAGLIAVANEKLAYSAIRRKGSQPLYLMISAMGCAVLLENLVYALIGSRFHSYPEFFVRRVVRVFGASVSLMDLWAFGFSILAIVALHLFLTRSRTGMAVRAAVQDMTMCSVMGVDVDRVISLVFFMAGLFGGLSGVFLGMRYLVYPTMGWITNKAYIAAVIGGLGSLPGALLGGVILGVLETLVSVYVSSVMRDIFSFGLLVLLLLLMPNGLMGRRSAERI
- a CDS encoding branched-chain amino acid ABC transporter permease; amino-acid sequence: MDYLLSVLSLGAINAIAVLGLSIFTGFTGMFSLGHSAFVGIGAYVSAVLTYYWFVPFPLALLAGSLSAGLVACLVGAPALRADLRSDYFAIAILGFGEAFRVAVENLDITNGARGLPGLDPLSTPLWIFGSLGVCLVLAVNFVRSPLGRCCAAVREDPVAAQMAGVSLFRARLGSLVVSALLCGLSGGLMAHYLSFVQPSMFTLTQSTMLLAAVIAGGMGSLTGPMIMSFVFVALPEALRVAQIWRLAAYGLVLVVMMVLRPSGLMGYRELWDLLPGAFKGRRRIPGAGA